From Drosophila nasuta strain 15112-1781.00 chromosome X, ASM2355853v1, whole genome shotgun sequence, one genomic window encodes:
- the LOC132796772 gene encoding DNA replication ATP-dependent helicase/nuclease DNA2 produces MYKKETTSEPQDQENYGFLLDDDNDFDLCALDAAVTASKLDLTRWQRCVVKSVERLPKTYNLLLHLNSADSAAEDPPATADCQLQAPWHMTPIEPGDVVSVQAQWQPSLSSYVVNKESGYCVIQPDMLISSTTVTGSLFCRRKAVLQDRFRGVDGANAVMIVGTLVHELLQTVLAQRLRSHQQVLAALQQLLESTSLAQLLYGSQLSQAEIELQLHKFVEPIVAFVAQYIDGVQSTTSLPPEMYKDRIEEIHDIEENLWVPQLGLKGKVDVSVRVRRQKQPIPLELKTGRASFSMEHKGQLLLYQLMHTALGQDTHSGLLLYLREGIMREVRDGRNEQRDLVLLRNELAHFLSREVQLPVMGEALSVSPEQPGKLLQPFQLPEPISHHSACGNCAYATLCCSFASTDAQLELSNTHPLRRQMEQQLAHLTLPDHEYVLHWCGLLALEEQQQRQGSQLRSLWTETAMRRQQQGRAICELQLAADQKIKSSGSCHNGRYEQQLQLSAQSELNLTLSGFELGEYVTVSCSSRQRLAIAAGYIMALMPRSITLQLERDLSQRYAGETFVVDKHESQSFVSFNYTNLALLLEDNERAAELRSIVVAKQPPTQHKLLPRIIGSQGGPMLRPLNKVQQAAALRALTTSTHLLIKGLPGTGKTQTLVAIVRLLHLMQRSVLITAQTHSAVDNLLLRLLPHKLPLLRLGSSQRIHPQLQEISEAHLTADCQTLEELTAALQRPSIVGVTCLGAGHALFQQRRFDYCIVDEATQVLQPTVLRALSHCSKFILVGDPEQLPPLVRSREARSRGADETMFQRLDCEQATAVLTLQYRMNRSITRLANQLTYGEALQCADEQVANAKLQLQPLKREAGLWTQRALQTHLEQAVLLLDTGDCSQRCQQFSERSQQLEATSASIELSYGEAAPALAPTSSSPKRARRAPKYTNYCEAAIVLHLLRQLLDAGFEPSRIGVIAPYRAQVELLRKLSPRLIDVEFNTVDQYQGRDKDLIIYSCSKTGPMATGQDMERSREAEILEDQRRLTVAITRAKHKLLLLGDAKCLERYGPFKRLFEHIPERCRVQLTEGRMGFSWQTLLDGLAQLLQ; encoded by the exons ATGTACAAAAAAGAGACAACTTCGGAGCCGCAGGATCAGGAAAATTATGGATTTCTGCtagacgacgacaacgattTCGATTTATGTGCACTCGATGCGGCTGTAACAGCAAGCAAACTCGATCTCACCCGCTGGCAGCGTTGTGTGGTCAAGAGCGTCGAACGTTTGCCCAAGACATACAATCTGCTGTTGCATTTAAACAGCGCAGACTCCGCTGCAGAAGATCCACCTGCCACAGCTGATTGCCAGCTGCAAGCGCCATGGCATATGACGCCCATCGAACCGGGCGATGTGGTCTCAGTGCAGGCGCAGTGGCAACCATCGTTAAGTAGCTATGTGGTCAACAAGGAGTCAGGCTACTGCGTCATCCAGCCGGATATGCTCATCTCGAGCACAACGGTGACGGGTTCGCTCTTCTGCCGTCGCAAGGCTGTGCTCCAGGATCGTTTTCGTGGCGTCGACGGCGCCAATGCGGTG ATGATTGTGGGCACGCTGGTGCACGAGCTGCTGCAAACGGTGCTCGCTCAGCGCCTGCGTAGCCACCAACAAGTGCTTGCTGCACTCCAGCAACTGCTTGAGAGCACTTCCTTGGCCCAGCTGCTCTATGGCAGCCAATTGAGTCAGGCGGAGATTGAGCTGCAACTGCACAAGTTTGTGGAGCCCATTGTGGCCTTTGTAGCCCAATATATTGATGGCGTGCAGTCGACAACATCGTTGCCTCCAGAGATGTACAAGGATCGCATTGAGGAGATCCATGACATCGAGGAGAATCTTTGGGTGCCGCAGCTGGGCCTCAAGGGCAAGGTGGATGTCTCGGTGCGTGTGCGCCGTCAAAAGCAGCCCATACCGCTGGAGCTGAAGACGGGCCGCGCCAGCTTCTCCATGGAGCACAAGGGACAGCTGTTGCTCTACCAGCTGATGCACACAGCGTTGGGCCAGGACACGCACTCGGGtctgttgttgtatttgcgCGAAGGAATTATGCGTGAGGTGCGCGACGGACGCAACGAGCAGCGGGATTTGGTGCTGTTACGCAATGAGCTGGCACACTTCCTGAGCCGCGAAGTGCAGCTGCCAGTGATGGGTGAAGCACTCAGCGTATCGCCAGAGCAGCCCGGGAAGCTGCTGCAACCGTTTCAGCTGCCCGAACCAATTTCACATCACAGCGCCTGCGGCAATTGCGCATACGCGACGCTCTGCTGCAGCTTTGCCAGCACCGATGCCCAGCTGGAGTTGAGCAACACGCATCCGCTGCGTCGCCAGatggagcagcagctggcgcACTTGACGCTCCCGGATCACGAGTATGTGCTGCACTGGTGCGGTCTTTTGGCGCtcgaggagcagcagcagcgtcaagGCTCGCAGTTGCGTTCGCTGTGGACGGAGACGGCGATGCGGCGACAGCAACAGGGACGTGCGATCTGTGAGCTGCAGTTGGCGGCGGATCAGAAGATAAAGAGTAGCGGCAGCTGTCACAATGGACGCTACGaacagcagttgcagttgtcaGCGCAATCAGAACTCAATCTAACGCTGAGTGGC TTTGAGCTGGGTGAATACGTCACAGTTAGCTGCAGCTCACGCCAGCGTTTGGCCATTGCAGCGGGATACATTATGGCGCTGATGCCACGCAGCATCACACTGCAACTGGAGCGTGATTTGAGCCAGCGATATGCGGGCGAAACCTTTGTGGTGGACAAACACGAATCGCAGAGTTTCGTCAGTTTCAATTACACGAATTTGGCCTTGCTGCTGGAGGACAACGAACGCGCCGCGGAGCTGCGCAGCATTGTGGTGGCCAAGCAGCCGCCGACGCAGCACAAACTGCTGCCGCGCATCATTGGCAGCCAAGGCGGTCCCATGCTGCGTCCACTGAACAAGGTGCAACAGGCGGCAGCACTGCGAGCGCTGACCACCAGCACACATCTGCTGATCAAGGGTTTGCCGGGGACGGGAAAAACCCAAACCTTGGTTGCGATTGTGCGTCTGTTGCATTTGATGCAGCGCAGTGTGTTGATCACCGCTCAAACGCATTCGGCAGTGGATAATCTATTGTTGCGTCTGCTGCCGCACaagttgccgctgctgcggTTGGGCAGCAGTCAGCGCATTCATCCGCAGCTGCAGGAGATTAGCGAAGCGCATTTAACCGCCGACTGTCAGACGCTGGAGGAATTAACAGCGGCTCTACAGCGTCCCAGCATTGTGGGCGTCACGTGTTTGGGCGCCGGTCATGCGCTCTTTCAGCAGCGTCGCTTCGATTACTGCATTGTCGATGAGGCCACTCAAGTGCTGCAGCCGACAGTGTTGCGTGCCCTAAGTCACTGCAGTAAGTTCATACTCGTGGGTGATCCGGAGCAGTTGCCGCCACTTGTGCGCAGTCGTGAGGCGCGTTCGCGTGGCGCCGATGAAACGATGTTTCAGCGATTGGACTGCGAACAGGCGACAGCTGTGTTGACGCTGCAGTATCGCATGAATCGCAGCATCACACGACTGGCCAACCAACTGACCTATGGCGAGGCGTTGCAGTGTGCCGACGAGCAAGTGGCCAATGccaagctgcagctgcagccgctCAAGCGTGAGGCGGGACTGTGGACGCAGCGAGCGCTGCAAACGCATCTGGAGCAGGCGGTGTTGCTGCTGGACACCGGTGATTGCTCGCAACGCTGTCAACAATTCAGTGAGCGATCGCAGCAACTGGAGGCGACCAGCGCCAGCATTGAACTGAGCTATGGCGAAGCTGCTCCCGCTCTCGCTCCCACTTCTTCATCTCCTAAGCGTGCGCGTCGTGCGCCAAAGTACACCAACTATTGCGAGGCAGCGATTGTGTTGCATctgctgcggcagctgctTGACGCTGGCTTTGAGCCGTCACGAATTGGCGTCATTGCGCCGTATCGGGCTCAAGTGGAGCTACTGCGCAAACTGAGTCCCCGCCTCATCGATGTCGAGTTCAATACGGTGGATCAGTATCAGGGACGCGACAAAGACCTCATCATTTATAGCTGCAGCAAAACGGGACCCATGGCCACGGGCCAGGACATGGAGAGGTCGCGTGAGGCTGAAATCCTTGAGGATCAGCGCCGTCTTACGGTTGCGATCACTCGTGCCAAGCACAAACTTTTACTGCTCGGCGATGCCAAGTGCCTGGAGCGTTATGGCCCATTTAAGCGATTGTTCGAGCATATACCCGAACGTTGTCGCGTCCAGTTGACAGAGGGTCGCATGGGATTCAGCTGGCAGACGCTGCTCGATGGGTTGGCTCAGCTTTTGCAGTAG